A window of the Puniceicoccaceae bacterium genome harbors these coding sequences:
- a CDS encoding DNA-binding transcriptional regulator, with product MAQIALLVETALGSGREILRGISQYVHERQDWEVFHASGSLGRMMPEVLDHWDGDGIIARVHTPEMLAVLRAKKVPVVDVLGNYEDADLYCVRSDNRAIARLVFEHFYERGFRSFAFLGLEGERWSDERCVAYEEFAMQQECFFAVRKVSHDFRQQHSWNHYRTELVKWMEQLPKPVGLFVCSDQFAPDLASSCSVARIRIPDEVAMVGVDNDPAFCEVIQPSLSSVDANHAEVGYVAAAFLGRILQGQEQRTSEHRVQPTGVVTRQSSDAFAITDEGIRKALLLIREHACEGISVDHIAQHAGYSRSVLQRRFRSLLGRTVHDAILATKLARAKELLVLTRLPLLEVAVRSGFNYQEYLNHVFKDRIGMTPGEYRKRFSNQRH from the coding sequence ATGGCACAAATCGCACTGTTGGTGGAAACTGCACTTGGATCGGGAAGAGAGATTCTTCGCGGCATCTCGCAGTATGTGCATGAGCGACAGGATTGGGAAGTGTTTCATGCCAGCGGTTCCCTTGGGCGCATGATGCCGGAGGTGCTCGATCACTGGGACGGCGATGGCATCATCGCGCGTGTGCATACTCCGGAAATGCTTGCAGTTCTCAGGGCAAAAAAAGTTCCGGTTGTTGACGTCCTTGGAAATTATGAAGATGCGGACCTTTATTGCGTGCGAAGTGACAATCGAGCCATTGCGCGCCTTGTGTTTGAGCACTTCTATGAACGGGGGTTTCGCAGTTTTGCATTTCTCGGCCTTGAAGGGGAACGCTGGTCTGACGAGCGCTGCGTTGCGTATGAAGAATTTGCGATGCAACAGGAGTGTTTTTTTGCCGTGCGAAAAGTCAGTCACGATTTTCGACAGCAACACTCGTGGAACCACTATCGCACTGAGCTGGTGAAATGGATGGAACAGCTACCCAAGCCGGTAGGACTGTTTGTCTGCAGCGACCAGTTTGCACCCGATCTGGCGAGCTCATGCTCAGTTGCCCGCATTCGCATTCCCGATGAAGTTGCCATGGTGGGGGTGGATAACGATCCGGCTTTTTGTGAAGTGATTCAGCCCTCACTGAGCAGCGTGGATGCGAATCACGCTGAAGTCGGATATGTCGCAGCGGCGTTTTTGGGAAGAATCCTGCAAGGGCAGGAGCAGCGAACCAGCGAACATCGTGTCCAGCCGACCGGGGTGGTGACCCGGCAGTCGTCAGATGCATTTGCGATCACGGACGAGGGAATTCGAAAGGCACTGCTGCTCATCCGCGAGCATGCATGTGAAGGTATATCCGTCGATCACATCGCACAGCATGCTGGCTACTCTCGCAGTGTCTTGCAACGACGCTTTCGATCCCTGCTCGGCAGAACGGTTCATGATGCGATTTTGGCTACCAAGCTTGCCCGTGCCAAGGAGTTGCTGGTTTTGACGCGCCTGCCATTGCTTGAAGTCGCGGTGCGATCTGGATTTAACTACCAGGAGTATCTCAATCATGTTTTCAAAGACAGGATTGGCATGACTCCGGGGGAATACCGGAAGCGGTTCTCAAACCAGAGGCACTAA
- a CDS encoding energy transducer TonB: MKKVVVSIITLAVAATTSVMANFTDDEVANTFSAKEVEVMPVPVEQDQPNVPASLRGQAGRVYVGFIVDEAGKVVAPRVLKTENEALNEVAVSCVAKWQFKAAQKDGANVSMRVIVPLRFG; the protein is encoded by the coding sequence ATGAAAAAAGTAGTCGTTAGCATTATCACTCTGGCAGTCGCAGCCACCACGAGCGTCATGGCAAATTTCACCGATGATGAAGTTGCCAACACGTTCTCGGCAAAAGAAGTCGAAGTCATGCCGGTGCCCGTCGAACAGGACCAACCCAACGTTCCCGCATCACTGAGGGGACAAGCTGGACGCGTCTATGTCGGCTTTATTGTGGATGAAGCAGGTAAAGTCGTCGCTCCACGCGTGCTCAAGACCGAAAATGAAGCGCTCAACGAAGTGGCGGTTAGCTGCGTAGCAAAATGGCAGTTCAAGGCAGCCCAGAAAGATGGTGCAAATGTATCCATGCGCGTAATCGTTCCCCTTCGCTTTGGCTGA
- a CDS encoding DUF481 domain-containing protein encodes MGIVLGACAGLHAQDQLQLDNGDVIHGTFLGQTDSLIYFESEFFGTIKVPTRIATLVRQSDLEGSQAESLDSEESVVPVQPEQPKPVVPVAPPKPPVLPTPLLVQEESVSSGLGILWETAEKTLNRFVHDRVPDWFPRMPKDWKGQLRFGYNLTEAGTTNTRYHGEFSLDGTKSKSNYQFKSYFAYAKQSGIRSENDWGLSGRFRYKLEKKGGFFETLATHDVDELFDPRYRSTSSVGWGVEPFNSDRLKLDTVLGGAVEQLQRRGGEAETSFKVNLNQNLQWKFNQHMTFKQSLRFYVSPTEDLDYNFRFESGLDALIVGAFNLGLSYRLDYDSAIQDADSRSKSRIITSVGVKF; translated from the coding sequence ATGGGTATCGTCTTAGGTGCCTGTGCAGGTCTGCACGCGCAGGATCAACTGCAGCTCGATAACGGCGATGTCATTCATGGTACTTTTCTGGGGCAAACCGATTCATTGATCTATTTTGAATCTGAGTTTTTTGGTACGATCAAAGTACCGACCCGCATTGCCACACTGGTGAGACAGAGCGACCTGGAAGGGTCTCAAGCTGAATCACTCGATAGCGAAGAAAGTGTGGTGCCTGTTCAACCTGAACAGCCGAAACCTGTCGTGCCCGTAGCTCCTCCCAAACCTCCCGTGCTACCAACACCCCTGCTGGTCCAGGAAGAGTCAGTGAGCAGCGGATTGGGTATCTTGTGGGAAACTGCAGAGAAGACGCTGAACCGCTTCGTGCATGATCGCGTTCCCGATTGGTTTCCACGCATGCCAAAAGATTGGAAGGGACAGTTGCGCTTCGGGTATAATCTGACAGAAGCTGGAACGACCAATACACGTTATCACGGTGAGTTTTCGCTCGACGGCACAAAGTCCAAATCCAATTACCAGTTCAAATCCTATTTTGCCTACGCCAAACAGAGTGGTATTCGAAGTGAAAACGATTGGGGCCTGTCTGGTCGCTTCCGCTACAAGCTTGAAAAGAAGGGTGGTTTTTTCGAAACGCTCGCAACGCACGATGTGGACGAACTTTTTGATCCTCGCTATCGCTCCACTTCATCGGTGGGTTGGGGGGTTGAGCCTTTCAACTCAGATCGTCTGAAGCTCGATACTGTTCTTGGTGGTGCCGTGGAGCAACTCCAACGTCGGGGAGGGGAGGCTGAGACCTCCTTTAAGGTCAACCTCAATCAGAACCTTCAGTGGAAATTCAACCAACACATGACATTCAAGCAAAGTCTTCGCTTTTACGTGTCTCCGACAGAGGACCTCGACTACAATTTTCGCTTTGAATCCGGACTGGATGCCCTGATAGTCGGTGCATTCAATCTGGGACTATCCTATCGCCTTGACTATGATTCGGCGATACAGGATGCCGACTCCCGCTCCAAGAGTCGCATCATCACAAGCGTGGGTGTGAAATTCTGA
- a CDS encoding energy transducer TonB, which yields MKTIFTLLIATLTLGALHLNASDAHDSALSIKDVDTAPVPVQQAAPTLTDDIKGISGMVHVSFVIGADGSVVEPNVLKTTDERLNASALQTVSKWAFKAAENNGTQVAVRAVVPIRFK from the coding sequence ATGAAGACAATCTTCACACTTCTGATTGCAACCTTAACGCTTGGAGCACTCCACTTGAACGCATCCGACGCTCACGATAGCGCGCTGTCGATCAAGGACGTGGATACGGCACCTGTGCCAGTTCAACAGGCCGCACCCACGCTCACGGATGACATCAAGGGCATTTCCGGAATGGTTCACGTTTCATTCGTGATCGGAGCGGACGGTTCGGTTGTCGAACCGAACGTGCTCAAGACCACCGATGAGCGCTTGAATGCTTCTGCATTGCAGACCGTTTCCAAATGGGCATTCAAGGCTGCCGAAAACAACGGCACTCAAGTCGCTGTTCGCGCTGTCGTTCCGATTCGTTTCAAATAA